CTGCAGGATTTTCACATAAGTCTGTGCCACGGCTTGTCTTTTCTCTTCCGGCACCTTCTGGTCGAGGAAGTTTTCCAGCCCGGCGAAACCCTGCTGCGAGAAGCGCGCCAGCACCCATTCGACGCTGCCGGCAAACTGGCGGGCAAGCGACGCGTCGATCGCGCCGCCGGCTTCCGCCTTGGCGGCCGCGCGGCGCGCCACTTCGCCGTACAGGGCCGGGTTCTGCAGCGCATTCTTCAGCCGCATGAAGCTGTCCAGCTTGCCCTCGGCATCCAGCGGATAACGCAGGAACGACATCGGGCCACCAACCTGGGTACGCACGCCGCTGACGATATAGCTGTGACCTTCGAGCTGGATCGGCGCCATGTAGGTCATGTACTCGAGCGCCTGACCCTGCGCATCGCGCAGTTTGAACTGGATGCTCGGGCCGAGGTTCTTCACCTGCTTGTCATGGTTGACCCGGCTGGCGTCGGCCAGCAGGCCCTGCAGGTTCTTCTTCACGCCCATCGCCGAGTTGTCGGCGACCGACTCGACGTTGAATGGCCGGAAATCGCCGAATTCCAGCGTATAGCGCTTGCCGTCGATGACCAGCGGCTGACCGTTCATCGACTTGCCGCGCAGTGTGACCGGCTTGTCCAGCGGACGGTTCAGGTCCCAGGCGGCAAATTCGAGCCCGGAGCCGCCATCGCCGAAGCTGGCCTGGTAGATCGACACGCCATCGATGGTCAGCGGGTGGTTGACCTCGATGGTGGCGGCGGTTTCCTTGCCGTTCTGCTTGTCGGTCACCACCACATCGCTGGCGAAGCGCTTCGGCATCCCGTTCGTGTAGTAGTCAACATGGAATTTTTTCAGCGTGACGATGAACGGCAGTTCCTGCACGAAGTAGCCGTTGCCGGCATTCAGGAACACCACGTCGGCCGACTGGTTTTCCGGCAGCGTGACATTGCCGCGGAACGACAGGTTGCCATCGCCGAGCCGGCTCTTTTCCGGCACCTGGCTTTGCGGCACGTCGCGGACTTCCGCGCTGGCGCGGCCGAACAGTTCGGCCAGTTTCAACGGCACGTTGCCGTCGATCAGGCCGCCGATACAGATCACCACCATCGCGATGTGGGCCAGGAAGTAGCCGAGCCTGTTGGCCGCGCCCTTCTTGGCCGCCAGCATCAGGCCGTCGTCGCGCTGCAGGCTGCGCACGCTGAAGCCCTGCGCTTTCAGGTAGGCCTCGACCTTGTCAGCCGGCAGCGCGCGCTCGATGCGGGCGCTGTGGGTCATGGCGGCCAGCGACTGGCTGGTCGCGCGTTCGCGGAAGGCCTTCATGTCCTTGATGAAGCCCGGCGCATTGCGCCAGATGCACAGCGTGGTCGAGGTGACCAGGAACACCAGGATCAGCAGGAACCAGCCGGAGTGGTAGACGTCGAACAGGCCGAGCGTGCGGTAGACCTCGAACCAGAACGAGCCGAACTCGAATGCATAGTTCGAGTACGGCTCGTTCTGCTTGAGGACCGTGCCGATCACCGAGGCGATGGCGAGGATGGTAAGGAGCCCGATGGCGAAACGCATCGAGCTGAGCAATTCGTAGAGGCTGGCGGCAAAGCCAGTCTGGCGGCGTTTGGACGTCATGGACCACACAATGTAAAGAGGGGGAGGCATTGACCTCCCCCTGTGTATCACGGCCGGATGAAAGCCGACTTAATCCGAATCAGGCCGTTTCATGCCCGGCCTCAGCGCAGGCCGGACACGTAGTTGGACACCGCCTTGATTTCGGTGTCGGACAGACGCGCGGCGATGTCGGACATCACCTTGTTGTTCGCGCGCTCGCCCTTCTTGAACGCAAGCATCTGCGCCTCGACGTAGCCTGCGTGCTGTGCGCCCAGATGCGGGTACTGGCCGGGGATGCCGGCGCCGGCGGGACCGTGACAGGCCATACAGGCCGGCACTTTCCGATCGGCAACGCCACCACGGTAGATCGTGGCTCCCGCCTTGATGGTGGTCTTGTCGGCGGCTTCGCGCGGCTTCAGCTTCTGCTCGTTGAAGTAGGCAGCCACATTGCGCATGTCATCTTCGGACAGCGTGGACGCCATCCCCAGCATGATGGCGTTCTGGCGCTTGCCCGATTTGAACTCGTGCAGTTGCTTGGCAATGTACTCGGCGTGCTGACTGGCGAGGGACGGATTGGCCGCCGCCACGCTGTTGCCGTCGGCGCCGTGACACGCCGCACACACTTGTTCGGCGATCACTTTGCCTTTTGCCGGGTCGGCCTTGGGGACGGCAGGGGCCGGGTTTGCCAGCGCGCCCGTGACCAGGGAGAGGCCGGCAACCGCCAACAGCATGTTGATTTTCATGGGTTCTCCTAGCGAAAGAAGTCGCAAATCCTTGGCGGACGTAGTATTTTCAAACCACTTATTCTATACCAAATGATTTTAAGCAGACTACCGATGCCGTTGTTCCAGAATGCAACTTTCTTTACCACCGTCAACCATATCAAGGATCTGCCCGATACGGCGGCCGAAGTCGCCTTCGTTGGCCGCTCGAACGCCGGCAAATCCAGCGCGTTGAACACCCTCGCCAACCGCACCCGGCTGGCCTTCGTCTCGAAGACGCCGGGTCGCACCCAGCATATCAACTTTTTCAAGCTGGACACCGGCGGCGAGGACTACCTGGTCGACCTTCCGGGCTACGGCTATGCCGAAGTGCCCGAAGCGATCCGCACCCACTGGGTCGAACTGCTTGGCCGCTACCTGCAAACCCGGGAAAGCCTGATCGGCCTGCTGATGATCATGGATTCGCGCCATCCGCTGAAAGACCTGGATGTGCGAATGCTGAATTTCTTCCGCGTGACCAATCGCCCGGTCCACATCCTGCTGTCCAAGGCCGACAAGCTGAGCCGCCAGGACCAGCAGAAGACCCTGGCCGCCGTCCGCCATGCACTGGACGACTACCCGGGGGTCAGTGTCCAGCTGTTCTCCAGCTCGAAGAAAACCGGCGTGGCCGAGGTCGAGGCCGTGGTGTCGGCATGGTTTGCCGATCGCCAGCCGCCGCATGACGACGTGCTGCTGGACGAGGAGCCGGACCGCGACGAATAAACGCCGCCTGCGCGACGGACGGCGGGCAGTGCCGGGAACTTTTCCCCTGCCCGCGCGGCCGAAGTCGGAGTGTCCGGCGTGGATGACGCGCAGCAACCTGCGCCGCTGCGGCGGATAAAAGGGAAGCGGCAACATCGCCGCCCCCGAACGCAGACGGTTGCGCCCGGAAGTGCGAACACCTCCCGCTTCTCCTCCCTGAGCGGGAGCCCGGCCTCCAGGCCAGGCATTCAGCCCTGAGTCGCACCCCTGTCGCTCAGGGCTTTTCTTGCGCCCTCGCCACCAGCACCGACTTGTGTACCGGCTCAATCAGCCACTCCAGCCGGGCAGCCATCGCCGGGCTGACATG
This genomic interval from Microvirgula aerodenitrificans DSM 15089 contains the following:
- the yihA gene encoding ribosome biogenesis GTP-binding protein YihA/YsxC is translated as MPLFQNATFFTTVNHIKDLPDTAAEVAFVGRSNAGKSSALNTLANRTRLAFVSKTPGRTQHINFFKLDTGGEDYLVDLPGYGYAEVPEAIRTHWVELLGRYLQTRESLIGLLMIMDSRHPLKDLDVRMLNFFRVTNRPVHILLSKADKLSRQDQQKTLAAVRHALDDYPGVSVQLFSSSKKTGVAEVEAVVSAWFADRQPPHDDVLLDEEPDRDE
- a CDS encoding cytochrome c biogenesis protein ResB, encoding MTSKRRQTGFAASLYELLSSMRFAIGLLTILAIASVIGTVLKQNEPYSNYAFEFGSFWFEVYRTLGLFDVYHSGWFLLILVFLVTSTTLCIWRNAPGFIKDMKAFRERATSQSLAAMTHSARIERALPADKVEAYLKAQGFSVRSLQRDDGLMLAAKKGAANRLGYFLAHIAMVVICIGGLIDGNVPLKLAELFGRASAEVRDVPQSQVPEKSRLGDGNLSFRGNVTLPENQSADVVFLNAGNGYFVQELPFIVTLKKFHVDYYTNGMPKRFASDVVVTDKQNGKETAATIEVNHPLTIDGVSIYQASFGDGGSGLEFAAWDLNRPLDKPVTLRGKSMNGQPLVIDGKRYTLEFGDFRPFNVESVADNSAMGVKKNLQGLLADASRVNHDKQVKNLGPSIQFKLRDAQGQALEYMTYMAPIQLEGHSYIVSGVRTQVGGPMSFLRYPLDAEGKLDSFMRLKNALQNPALYGEVARRAAAKAEAGGAIDASLARQFAGSVEWVLARFSQQGFAGLENFLDQKVPEEKRQAVAQTYVKILQGAIIDLQDVARRQAQLEPLPLNENSYRFLLDSLVAYSASRDYGSPLFLQLTGFDEVKASGLQMTRSPGKNVVYLGSLLLVAGILFMFYVRELRLWVLIQPEGNSRMAMASNRKTSDLDRDFDRHRDAIEHL
- a CDS encoding c-type cytochrome, translating into MKINMLLAVAGLSLVTGALANPAPAVPKADPAKGKVIAEQVCAACHGADGNSVAAANPSLASQHAEYIAKQLHEFKSGKRQNAIMLGMASTLSEDDMRNVAAYFNEQKLKPREAADKTTIKAGATIYRGGVADRKVPACMACHGPAGAGIPGQYPHLGAQHAGYVEAQMLAFKKGERANNKVMSDIAARLSDTEIKAVSNYVSGLR